One genomic window of Streptomonospora nanhaiensis includes the following:
- a CDS encoding putative glycolipid-binding domain-containing protein, producing MPASSGEPVAWSRVDVASGLGLGTLLPQPHGFRLEASETVAGTEERYASRFTVHADLAWVSRAARVEVLSGAGPASVELRREAAGWTVNGRRRAELDGCLDVDVAATPLTNTLPIRRLGLRPGEYRDISVVRIDVPSLGIQRLTRRYTRLYAADGQERYEYSDPLNGSFVLTVDRDGLVVDHEGLARRLR from the coding sequence ATGCCAGCCTCCAGCGGAGAACCCGTCGCGTGGTCCCGGGTCGACGTCGCGTCCGGGCTGGGGCTCGGCACCCTCCTGCCGCAGCCCCACGGCTTCCGGCTGGAGGCCAGCGAGACCGTCGCCGGCACCGAGGAGCGCTACGCGAGCCGCTTCACCGTGCACGCCGACCTGGCCTGGGTCAGCCGCGCGGCGCGGGTGGAGGTGCTCTCCGGCGCCGGACCGGCGAGTGTGGAGCTGCGGCGCGAGGCCGCCGGGTGGACGGTGAACGGCCGCCGCCGGGCCGAGCTGGACGGCTGCCTGGACGTGGACGTGGCCGCGACCCCGCTCACCAACACGCTGCCGATCCGCCGGCTCGGGCTGCGCCCGGGGGAGTACCGCGACATCTCGGTGGTGCGGATCGACGTCCCCAGCCTGGGGATCCAGCGGCTGACCCGGCGCTACACCCGGCTCTACGCCGCCGACGGCCAGGAGCGCTACGAGTACAGCGACCCCCTCAACGGCTCGTTCGTGCTGACGGTCGACCGCGACGGGCTGGTGGTCGACCACGAGGGGCTGGCCCGCCGGCTGCGCTGA
- a CDS encoding NYN domain-containing protein — translation MDRCALFVDAGYLLADGAMAVHGTRNRDSVSWDYAGLVQLLNEVARDRTQLPLLRCYWYEATADGRRTQEQDGIADIPGIKFRAARIRPGRREGVESYVQRDLTTLARTGVLCEAVLVSGDEDMAQVVADVQDLGVRVTVVHISVEGNWTISRALRRECDDLIEIGAGHLRPYVTLLSGLGDEDASETTTPLSNGRSRSAPEVTRRPVTAHPGSSRVEPTPPASSGLEAVFANTGAQPAMTGSAMDQLRAMRQSLAQRGGDHLAPQGAGGVDGPRPNHSGPIDANGFPSGGHTPPPVTGAHAGMAGSQPPADTGFPAPSTGAHPGMRGTQNPYGGPPQQARPPGQHPTGAHQAGAHQGGAHQAPMPPTGGHPSMAGHQYDRDNPPTRNTPPPQADPRYGGNTGENPGYGGNTGPNPTFGVSTDGDSRYGSVGGPRPGTAPGTGPQPDNRVQHGPYTDPTPRVGPLSAGAPAARSVDDAVTAARQEGSDFAESIARDAPALWMEAVLARRPRMPSDLEARLLQGSALPIDFLLRDEVRDALRQGFWSALERAARG, via the coding sequence GTGGATCGCTGCGCGCTGTTCGTAGACGCCGGCTACCTCCTCGCCGATGGCGCGATGGCAGTGCACGGAACCCGCAACCGCGACTCCGTGTCATGGGACTACGCCGGACTCGTGCAACTCCTCAACGAGGTGGCGCGCGACCGTACGCAACTCCCGCTGTTGCGCTGCTACTGGTACGAGGCGACCGCCGACGGCCGCCGGACCCAGGAGCAGGACGGAATCGCGGACATCCCCGGTATCAAGTTCAGAGCCGCGCGAATCCGTCCCGGCAGACGGGAGGGCGTCGAGAGCTACGTCCAACGGGACCTGACCACACTCGCCCGCACCGGCGTGCTGTGCGAGGCCGTGCTCGTCTCCGGCGACGAGGACATGGCCCAGGTCGTGGCCGACGTCCAGGATCTCGGCGTCCGCGTCACGGTCGTGCACATCTCCGTCGAGGGCAACTGGACCATCTCGCGCGCGCTGCGACGGGAGTGCGACGACCTCATCGAGATCGGCGCGGGCCACCTGCGCCCCTACGTCACGCTGCTGTCGGGCCTGGGCGACGAGGACGCCTCCGAGACCACCACCCCGCTCAGCAACGGGCGTTCCCGCAGCGCCCCCGAGGTCACCCGCCGCCCGGTGACGGCGCACCCGGGCTCCAGCCGGGTCGAGCCCACCCCGCCGGCGTCCTCGGGCCTGGAGGCCGTGTTCGCCAACACCGGGGCGCAGCCCGCCATGACCGGCAGCGCCATGGACCAGCTGCGGGCCATGCGGCAGAGCCTGGCCCAGCGCGGCGGCGACCACCTCGCGCCGCAGGGCGCGGGCGGGGTCGACGGCCCGCGCCCCAACCACTCCGGGCCCATCGACGCCAACGGTTTCCCCTCGGGCGGCCACACCCCGCCGCCCGTGACCGGTGCGCACGCCGGCATGGCCGGGAGCCAGCCCCCGGCCGACACCGGGTTCCCCGCGCCCAGCACCGGCGCCCACCCGGGCATGCGCGGCACCCAGAACCCCTACGGCGGGCCACCGCAGCAGGCCCGGCCGCCCGGCCAGCACCCCACAGGCGCCCACCAGGCCGGCGCCCACCAGGGCGGGGCGCACCAGGCCCCGATGCCGCCGACGGGCGGCCACCCCTCCATGGCGGGGCACCAGTACGACCGCGACAACCCGCCAACCCGCAACACCCCACCGCCGCAGGCGGACCCGCGCTACGGGGGTAATACCGGCGAGAATCCGGGGTACGGAGGTAACACCGGCCCAAACCCTACTTTTGGGGTCAGTACGGACGGTGACTCCCGCTACGGGAGCGTCGGCGGACCCAGACCGGGTACCGCACCGGGTACTGGCCCCCAGCCCGACAACCGGGTCCAGCACGGGCCCTACACCGACCCCACACCGCGCGTCGGCCCGCTGTCGGCGGGAGCCCCGGCGGCACGCAGCGTCGACGACGCGGTGACGGCCGCACGGCAGGAGGGCAGCGACTTCGCCGAGTCGATCGCGCGCGACGCGCCGGCCCTGTGGATGGAGGCGGTGCTGGCCCGCCGCCCGCGCATGCCCTCCGACCTGGAGGCGCGGCTGCTGCAGGGATCGGCGCTGCCGATCGACTTCCTGCTGCGCGACGAGGTCCGCGACGCCCTGCGGCAGGGGTTCTGGAGCGCGCTGGAACGCGCGGCGCGCGGGTGA
- a CDS encoding ATP-binding protein gives MAQCDGVDDDVGIYTLRACRTFAGAARECREARLWARRHMRPFPDVADAVELVVSEFFGNAVRHTASGQPGGTVFVSLVGLVSGALHLEVHDEGPRRGAPRTTARVLAPDLERPDGRGLFLAAALTKEWGRLPLHGGPGYAERGYTSIFDPDLDHETSDYVGPMITWAEFSTSFRAAPASAAAHHAG, from the coding sequence ATGGCCCAGTGCGACGGAGTGGACGACGACGTCGGCATCTACACGCTGCGGGCGTGCCGCACGTTCGCCGGCGCCGCCCGCGAGTGCCGCGAGGCCCGGCTCTGGGCGCGCCGCCACATGCGGCCGTTCCCCGATGTCGCCGACGCCGTCGAACTCGTGGTCAGCGAGTTCTTCGGCAACGCCGTGCGCCACACCGCGTCCGGCCAGCCCGGCGGCACCGTGTTCGTGAGCCTGGTCGGCCTGGTCTCGGGCGCCCTCCACCTGGAGGTCCACGACGAAGGCCCGCGCCGGGGCGCACCCCGCACCACCGCGCGGGTGCTGGCCCCCGACCTCGAACGCCCCGACGGCCGCGGACTCTTCCTGGCGGCGGCGCTGACCAAGGAGTGGGGGCGGCTGCCCCTGCACGGCGGCCCCGGCTACGCCGAACGCGGCTACACCAGCATCTTCGACCCCGATCTCGACCACGAGACCAGCGACTACGTCGGCCCCATGATCACCTGGGCGGAGTTCAGCACGTCCTTCCGCGCCGCTCCCGCGTCGGCCGCCGCCCACCACGCGGGCTGA
- a CDS encoding gamma-glutamyl-gamma-aminobutyrate hydrolase family protein has translation MAAPVIGISAYAEEARWGREWAMPAVLLPDAYARAVAAAGAVPVVLPPVAGVHAALDRLDGLVLAGGGDVDPARYGAAPHERTGGVLAARDDAELALLEAALAAGTPVLGICRGMQLLNVARGGTLHQHLPDVLGDTAAAAHLERPGVFGDHPVRLDPASRLAALHGATRVTVAAYHHQAVADLGHGLVPAAWADDGTVEALEAPEEPGVLAVQWHPEMRADPVLFRWLAEAAAKRAAERG, from the coding sequence ATGGCGGCACCGGTGATCGGTATCTCGGCCTACGCGGAGGAGGCCCGCTGGGGGCGCGAGTGGGCCATGCCCGCCGTCCTGCTCCCGGACGCCTACGCCCGGGCCGTGGCCGCCGCCGGTGCGGTGCCGGTGGTCCTGCCGCCGGTGGCCGGGGTGCACGCGGCGCTGGACCGGCTCGACGGGCTGGTCCTGGCCGGGGGCGGCGACGTCGACCCCGCGCGCTACGGCGCCGCGCCCCACGAGCGCACCGGCGGCGTCCTGGCCGCGCGCGACGACGCCGAGCTCGCACTGCTGGAGGCGGCCCTGGCCGCGGGCACGCCGGTGCTGGGCATCTGCCGGGGCATGCAGCTCCTCAACGTCGCCCGGGGCGGTACGCTGCACCAGCACCTGCCCGACGTCCTCGGCGACACCGCCGCGGCCGCGCACCTTGAGCGGCCCGGCGTCTTCGGCGACCACCCCGTGCGCCTGGACCCGGCGAGCCGGCTGGCGGCGCTGCACGGCGCCACCCGCGTCACCGTGGCCGCCTACCACCACCAGGCGGTGGCGGACCTGGGGCACGGCCTGGTGCCCGCGGCCTGGGCCGACGACGGCACCGTCGAGGCGCTGGAGGCGCCCGAGGAGCCCGGCGTGCTGGCCGTGCAGTGGCACCCGGAGATGCGCGCGGACCCCGTGCTGTTCCGCTGGCTGGCCGAGGCCGCCGCCAAGCGGGCCGCCGAGCGCGGATAG
- a CDS encoding nucleoside hydrolase, whose amino-acid sequence MPPTPVPLVIDTDTAQDDCVALLVGLLDPAADLRAITMVAGNVGFERQVHNAFLTLNAAGRLGEVPVHLGCRRPLMRPWVSAENVHGDGVGGLSMDAGDQAPESEHAVDALVRLAAERPGELSVVAIGPLTNIAAAALKDPGFARNVRALYVMGGSNNGRGNITAAAEFNFYVDPEAAKAVFAAGFAITVVPWDPLTLRRAVFGRETLAHIAALRTPLADFFTRVCAATLEFDRGVGIDGTTHPDSLTAALLLHPELVRAAGRYHVDVETSGELTRGYSAMSWGVHGLAANATVVEDVDADGFRRYLAALLSNPVAPSRPITGLPPR is encoded by the coding sequence ATGCCGCCGACGCCCGTTCCCCTGGTCATCGACACCGACACCGCCCAGGACGACTGCGTCGCGCTGCTGGTGGGCCTGCTCGACCCGGCCGCCGACCTCCGGGCCATCACCATGGTGGCGGGCAACGTGGGGTTCGAGCGCCAGGTGCACAACGCCTTTCTCACCCTCAACGCCGCCGGGCGCCTCGGCGAGGTCCCCGTCCACCTGGGCTGCCGCCGCCCGCTGATGCGGCCCTGGGTCAGCGCCGAGAACGTGCACGGCGACGGCGTGGGCGGGCTGAGCATGGACGCCGGCGACCAGGCCCCCGAGAGCGAGCACGCGGTGGACGCGCTGGTGCGCCTGGCCGCCGAGCGCCCCGGCGAACTGTCGGTCGTGGCGATCGGGCCGCTCACCAACATCGCCGCCGCCGCGCTGAAGGACCCCGGCTTCGCGCGCAACGTCCGGGCCCTCTACGTCATGGGCGGTTCCAACAACGGGCGCGGCAACATCACCGCCGCCGCGGAGTTCAACTTCTACGTCGACCCCGAGGCCGCCAAGGCGGTCTTCGCGGCGGGCTTCGCGATCACCGTCGTGCCGTGGGACCCGCTCACCCTGCGGCGCGCGGTGTTCGGCCGCGAGACCCTGGCCCACATCGCCGCCCTGCGCACCCCGCTGGCCGACTTCTTCACCCGGGTCTGCGCCGCCACGCTGGAGTTCGACCGCGGCGTCGGCATCGACGGCACCACCCACCCCGACTCCCTGACCGCGGCCCTGCTGCTGCACCCCGAACTCGTCCGCGCCGCCGGCCGCTACCACGTCGACGTGGAGACCAGCGGCGAACTGACCCGCGGCTACTCGGCGATGTCGTGGGGCGTGCACGGGCTGGCGGCCAACGCCACGGTCGTGGAGGACGTCGACGCCGACGGGTTCCGCCGCTACCTCGCCGCCCTGCTGTCGAACCCGGTGGCGCCCTCGCGGCCCATCACCGGCCTGCCGCCGCGCTGA
- a CDS encoding sigma-70 family RNA polymerase sigma factor, protein MTEPYGDHGEPLIGDDELLLRVREGDTDAFEALYTRHAAAARGLARQLVRGDAEVDDVVAETFTRVLSVVRRGGGPRDGFRPYLLTALRHVVYDRARGEKRQVVTDEMESLDSGEPFVDPAVEGLERSLIARAYLSLPERWQAVLWYTEIEGVKPAEAAPSLGLKPNSVAALAYRAREGLRQAYLQMHLAGSAAESCRPALDRLGAYVRGALAKRDTGLVDRHLDECADCREVCAELMDVNVGLRGVVLPLFAGPAAAGYLAALPAGPLAGGWWARLPKGQQQAVAGGAATAAVAAAVAVALVANEQTVPREEPPAAAPPAPPAPSGARPAPPDARPPEPAPGAKPRPAPPPGAPAPPDARPPEPAPGAKPRPADPAAPAAPGPAAPEPPAGRPAAAPAFTAAIDPVGALVPGRAGIVVLSVRNTGGATDDDVTADITLPAGVTVSESARAGNAVPFAEGSGDWSCAATAEGGRCTTPGIASGAASTQYIDVDVSPEAGSGGALRVSVRSGGVRATATGSRGVDPDGTAARYATAGRVRAETVGGALQTCAPPEPHGHWWPWHPEPGWPFHPDELQEPATAPPDGSPEPPRPESPAPPPAEADDRRPPWPSAPPPPTSPQPSRPPAPKPPTASPAAPPRPQEPAPPVPSSPAPPSAPASPSAPPSAEAPGTGEPRGHHPPSCAEARDPSGVRPDNDFWRMRRLDLDDDPATRSSSSAHWELPPGGEVRWAGLYFSAAGGAPDHAAAALRGPGAGSYTTVTAESVRSADLPGYPVYQAFAEVTDLVRAHGGGRWWVADIPQRTGVGTYAGWSLVVVVEDPAAPVNQAMVLDSARPVFHDPQGARVPLAGLLPSAVPATVDVVAWEGDAGLGGDRVLLNGRPLAPSGGTAGNAFTGTARGARGNPHGFGADVRRFSAVLPREPELRLVSAQDAYLAGAVAVTAPLRT, encoded by the coding sequence ATGACCGAGCCTTACGGCGATCACGGAGAGCCACTCATCGGCGACGACGAGCTTCTCCTGCGGGTCCGCGAGGGCGACACCGACGCGTTCGAGGCGCTCTACACGCGCCACGCGGCGGCGGCGCGCGGCCTGGCCCGCCAGCTGGTGCGCGGCGACGCCGAGGTCGACGACGTGGTCGCCGAGACCTTCACGCGGGTGCTGTCGGTGGTGCGGCGCGGCGGCGGCCCGCGCGACGGCTTCCGCCCCTACCTGCTGACCGCGCTGCGCCACGTCGTCTACGACCGCGCCCGGGGCGAGAAGCGCCAGGTCGTCACCGACGAGATGGAGAGCCTCGACTCCGGCGAGCCGTTCGTGGACCCCGCGGTCGAGGGGCTGGAGCGGTCGCTGATCGCCCGCGCCTACCTCTCGCTGCCCGAACGCTGGCAGGCGGTGCTCTGGTACACCGAGATCGAGGGCGTCAAGCCCGCCGAGGCCGCCCCCAGCCTGGGGCTGAAGCCCAACAGCGTCGCCGCGCTGGCCTACCGCGCGCGCGAGGGCCTGCGCCAGGCCTACCTGCAGATGCACCTGGCGGGGTCGGCGGCGGAGTCCTGCCGGCCCGCCCTGGACCGCCTCGGCGCCTACGTGCGCGGCGCGCTCGCCAAGCGCGACACCGGCCTCGTCGACCGCCACCTGGACGAGTGCGCCGACTGCCGCGAGGTCTGCGCCGAGCTGATGGACGTCAACGTCGGGCTGCGCGGGGTGGTCCTGCCGCTCTTCGCCGGCCCCGCCGCCGCGGGCTACCTCGCGGCGCTGCCGGCCGGTCCGCTGGCCGGCGGCTGGTGGGCGCGCCTGCCCAAGGGCCAGCAGCAGGCCGTGGCGGGCGGCGCGGCCACCGCGGCCGTCGCCGCGGCGGTGGCGGTCGCGCTGGTGGCCAACGAGCAGACCGTGCCGCGCGAGGAGCCGCCCGCCGCCGCGCCGCCCGCCCCGCCCGCGCCGTCGGGCGCGCGGCCCGCGCCGCCCGACGCCCGGCCGCCCGAACCCGCCCCGGGCGCGAAACCGCGCCCGGCGCCGCCGCCCGGGGCGCCCGCGCCGCCCGACGCCCGGCCGCCCGAACCCGCCCCGGGCGCGAAACCGCGCCCGGCCGACCCCGCGGCGCCCGCCGCGCCCGGTCCCGCGGCCCCCGAGCCGCCCGCGGGGCGGCCGGCCGCCGCCCCGGCGTTCACCGCCGCCATCGACCCCGTCGGCGCGCTCGTGCCGGGCCGGGCCGGGATCGTGGTGCTGAGCGTGCGCAACACCGGCGGCGCAACCGACGACGACGTCACCGCCGACATCACCCTCCCGGCGGGGGTCACCGTCAGCGAGTCCGCCCGCGCGGGCAACGCCGTGCCCTTCGCCGAGGGCTCCGGCGACTGGAGCTGCGCGGCCACCGCCGAGGGCGGCCGCTGCACCACTCCGGGGATCGCCTCCGGCGCGGCCAGCACCCAGTACATCGACGTCGACGTCTCCCCCGAGGCCGGCTCCGGGGGCGCGCTGCGGGTGTCGGTGCGCTCCGGCGGCGTCCGCGCCACCGCCACCGGCAGCCGCGGCGTCGACCCCGACGGCACCGCCGCCCGCTACGCCACCGCAGGCCGGGTGCGCGCCGAGACCGTCGGCGGCGCGCTGCAGACCTGCGCCCCGCCCGAGCCGCACGGCCACTGGTGGCCCTGGCACCCGGAGCCCGGGTGGCCGTTCCACCCCGACGAACTCCAGGAGCCCGCGACCGCGCCTCCCGACGGCTCGCCGGAGCCCCCGCGGCCGGAGTCCCCGGCGCCGCCCCCGGCCGAGGCCGACGACCGCCGCCCGCCGTGGCCCAGCGCCCCGCCGCCGCCGACCTCACCCCAGCCCAGCCGGCCCCCGGCGCCCAAGCCGCCGACCGCCTCCCCGGCGGCCCCGCCGCGCCCGCAGGAGCCGGCACCGCCGGTCCCCTCCAGTCCGGCGCCGCCCTCGGCCCCGGCGAGCCCTTCGGCGCCGCCCTCAGCCGAGGCCCCCGGCACCGGCGAGCCCCGCGGCCACCACCCGCCCTCGTGCGCCGAGGCGCGCGACCCCTCGGGCGTGCGGCCGGACAACGACTTCTGGCGCATGCGCCGCCTGGACCTCGACGACGATCCGGCCACCCGGTCCTCCAGTTCGGCGCACTGGGAGCTGCCGCCGGGGGGCGAGGTCCGGTGGGCCGGGCTGTACTTCTCGGCCGCCGGCGGCGCACCCGACCACGCCGCGGCGGCCCTGCGCGGCCCCGGCGCCGGCTCCTACACCACGGTCACCGCCGAATCCGTGCGCTCCGCCGACCTGCCCGGATACCCCGTCTACCAGGCGTTCGCCGAGGTCACCGACCTCGTGCGCGCGCACGGCGGCGGGCGCTGGTGGGTGGCCGACATCCCGCAGCGCACCGGCGTGGGCACCTACGCCGGCTGGAGCCTGGTGGTGGTCGTGGAGGACCCGGCGGCGCCCGTCAACCAGGCGATGGTGCTCGACTCCGCCCGCCCGGTCTTCCACGACCCCCAGGGCGCCCGCGTGCCGCTGGCCGGGCTGCTGCCCTCGGCCGTGCCGGCCACGGTCGACGTCGTGGCGTGGGAGGGCGACGCCGGCCTGGGCGGCGACCGCGTGCTGCTGAACGGCCGCCCCCTGGCGCCGAGCGGCGGCACGGCCGGCAACGCCTTCACCGGCACCGCCCGGGGCGCCCGCGGCAACCCCCACGGGTTCGGCGCCGACGTCCGGCGCTTCTCCGCGGTGCTGCCGCGCGAGCCCGAGCTCCGGCTGGTGTCGGCCCAGGACGCCTACCTCGCGGGCGCGGTGGCGGTCACCGCGCCGCTGCGCACGTGA
- a CDS encoding HAD family hydrolase: MSHLHVFDMDGTLIHGTSAATQIARTCGTEAELLDLERRFSAGEIDTRAFSATLHALWSELTEEHVERAFAAAPFLAEIREVCADIRARGEHSLVITMSTDFFARRLLDFGFDEVVASRFPALPFREPLDPADVLTPQDKVRVTEEARTRAGIPLERCVAYGDSLSDAPLFGHVPHSVAVNADHHVARLARARYRGTSLMGAYVRGRALLAGGAVPEADAVAGAGGGPAVD, from the coding sequence ATGAGCCATCTGCACGTGTTCGACATGGACGGCACCCTCATCCACGGCACCAGCGCGGCGACGCAGATCGCCCGCACCTGCGGCACCGAGGCCGAACTGCTGGACCTGGAGCGCCGCTTCAGCGCCGGGGAGATCGACACCCGCGCGTTCTCGGCCACCCTGCACGCGCTGTGGAGTGAACTGACCGAGGAGCACGTCGAGCGGGCGTTCGCCGCCGCCCCCTTCCTCGCGGAGATCCGCGAGGTGTGCGCCGACATCCGCGCGCGCGGCGAGCACTCCCTGGTCATCACGATGTCGACCGACTTCTTCGCCCGCCGCCTGCTCGACTTCGGCTTCGACGAGGTGGTGGCCTCGCGCTTCCCCGCGCTGCCCTTCCGCGAGCCGCTCGACCCGGCCGATGTCCTCACGCCCCAGGACAAGGTCCGTGTGACCGAGGAGGCCCGCACGCGCGCCGGCATCCCCCTGGAGCGGTGCGTGGCCTACGGCGACTCCCTGTCGGACGCCCCGCTGTTCGGGCACGTGCCGCACAGCGTCGCGGTCAACGCCGACCACCACGTGGCGCGGCTGGCCCGCGCCCGGTACCGGGGCACGAGCCTGATGGGGGCCTACGTCCGGGGCCGCGCGCTGCTCGCCGGGGGCGCGGTGCCCGAGGCGGACGCGGTGGCGGGGGCCGGCGGAGGGCCGGCCGTGGACTAG
- a CDS encoding group I truncated hemoglobin, with translation MTNETATIYERIGGHDALTTVVDDLYVRIMADPELAGFFTGTSLPKLKGRQVEFFSAALGGPDLYSGGAMDEVHRGRGIEQRHFDLVAAHLVDSLKAAGVPGDTIDEIIGAVAPLSGAIVGKTEG, from the coding sequence GTGACGAACGAAACCGCAACCATTTACGAGCGCATCGGCGGCCACGACGCCCTCACCACCGTGGTCGACGACCTCTACGTGCGCATCATGGCCGACCCCGAACTGGCCGGCTTCTTCACCGGCACCAGCCTGCCCAAGCTCAAAGGGCGCCAGGTCGAGTTCTTCAGCGCCGCCCTGGGCGGCCCCGACCTCTACAGCGGCGGCGCGATGGACGAGGTCCACCGCGGCCGCGGCATCGAGCAGCGCCACTTCGACCTGGTCGCCGCCCACCTCGTCGACTCCCTCAAGGCCGCCGGCGTGCCCGGCGACACCATCGACGAGATCATCGGCGCCGTCGCCCCCCTCTCCGGCGCCATCGTCGGCAAGACCGAGGGCTGA
- a CDS encoding globin domain-containing protein: MDVTRLKDSWKKVAAYGDEVPLFFYSTLFITHPETRSLFPVSMAGQRDRLVGALGRIVSDVDRVDELVPFLQGLGRDHRKFAVVAEHYPAVGQALLHTLAHFLGPEWKPELAEDWSEAYGLVAKVMTEAADESARTTPPWWDARVISHERRSADVAVITVQPEYELEYRPGQSVAVETRLRPNVWRFYTPANAPRRNGTIEFHVRLVGGGPVSTTLVQGVQPGDSLRLGAPVGDRLLLGGKRDLLMVAGGTGLAPFKAMIEQLRAEQAGGDVRRVSLFVGAPYARDHYDYPALHELAGACPWLRVVPCVSREAPRPGVESGDAVDVALRYGTWPDEDVYVCGSPEMVTGTLRRLAQAGVTEDRVRYEDFDTTSTSGGNP; encoded by the coding sequence GTGGATGTCACGCGGCTGAAGGACAGTTGGAAGAAGGTCGCGGCCTACGGAGACGAAGTCCCACTGTTCTTCTACTCCACACTGTTCATCACCCACCCCGAGACCCGGTCGCTGTTCCCGGTCAGCATGGCCGGCCAGCGCGACCGGCTCGTCGGCGCGCTCGGCCGGATCGTCTCCGACGTCGACCGCGTCGACGAACTGGTGCCCTTCCTCCAGGGCCTGGGCCGCGACCACCGCAAGTTCGCGGTCGTCGCCGAGCACTACCCCGCCGTCGGCCAGGCCCTCCTGCACACGCTCGCCCACTTCCTCGGCCCGGAGTGGAAACCCGAACTCGCCGAGGACTGGAGCGAGGCCTACGGCCTGGTCGCCAAGGTCATGACCGAGGCCGCCGACGAGTCGGCGCGCACCACCCCGCCGTGGTGGGACGCCCGGGTGATCAGCCATGAGCGGCGCAGCGCCGACGTCGCGGTCATCACCGTCCAGCCCGAGTACGAGCTGGAGTACCGGCCCGGCCAGAGCGTGGCGGTCGAGACCCGGCTGCGGCCCAACGTGTGGCGGTTCTACACCCCCGCCAACGCGCCCCGCCGCAACGGCACCATCGAGTTCCACGTCCGGCTCGTGGGAGGCGGCCCCGTCAGCACCACCCTCGTCCAGGGCGTGCAGCCCGGCGACTCGCTGCGCCTGGGCGCGCCCGTGGGCGACCGGCTGCTCCTCGGCGGCAAGCGGGACCTGCTGATGGTGGCGGGCGGCACCGGGCTGGCCCCGTTCAAGGCGATGATCGAGCAGCTCCGCGCCGAGCAGGCGGGCGGCGACGTCCGCCGCGTCAGCCTGTTCGTCGGAGCGCCCTACGCGCGCGACCACTACGATTACCCGGCCCTGCACGAGCTGGCCGGGGCGTGTCCGTGGCTGCGCGTGGTCCCGTGCGTCTCGCGCGAGGCCCCCCGGCCCGGTGTCGAGTCCGGGGACGCCGTGGACGTCGCGCTGCGCTACGGCACCTGGCCCGACGAGGACGTCTACGTCTGCGGCTCGCCGGAGATGGTCACCGGCACGCTGCGCCGCCTCGCCCAGGCGGGCGTCACCGAGGACCGCGTCCGATACGAGGACTTCGACACCACCAGCACGAGCGGAGGGAATCCGTGA
- the cutA gene encoding divalent-cation tolerance protein CutA gives MTQTPGGAPGAPAHVRVETTTDTAESAAALARSAVERGLAACAQVEAPITSHYRWEGEIRADTEWRVSFKTARDRLGDLVDHLTAAHPYDVPEVIAVPIEGGSAEYLAWLVSETRR, from the coding sequence ATGACCCAGACGCCCGGCGGCGCCCCCGGCGCACCCGCCCACGTCCGCGTCGAGACCACCACCGACACCGCCGAGTCGGCGGCCGCACTCGCCCGCTCCGCGGTCGAGCGCGGCCTGGCCGCCTGCGCCCAGGTCGAGGCGCCGATCACCAGCCACTACCGGTGGGAGGGCGAAATCCGCGCCGACACCGAGTGGCGCGTCTCCTTCAAGACCGCCCGCGACCGCCTCGGCGACCTCGTGGACCACCTCACCGCCGCGCACCCCTACGACGTGCCCGAGGTGATCGCCGTGCCCATCGAGGGCGGCAGCGCCGAGTACCTGGCCTGGCTCGTGTCCGAGACCCGGCGCTGA
- the pyrE gene encoding orotate phosphoribosyltransferase: MSDREVLLQHINDKAVVRGRVTLSSGREADYYVDLRRITLDGASAPLVGRVLLEATADLGYDAVGGLTLGADPVATAMLHAAAAQGRALDAFVVRKEGKAHGLQRRIEGPDVAGRRVLAVEDTSTTGGSVLTAVDALREAGAEVVGVAVIVDRGARERVAEAGLAYRAVFEAGDLAV; the protein is encoded by the coding sequence ATGAGCGACCGCGAAGTTCTGCTGCAGCACATCAACGATAAGGCCGTCGTGCGGGGCCGCGTCACCCTGTCGTCGGGCCGCGAGGCCGACTACTACGTCGACCTCCGCCGCATAACGCTGGACGGCGCCAGCGCGCCGCTGGTGGGGCGGGTGCTGCTGGAGGCCACCGCCGACCTCGGCTACGACGCCGTGGGCGGGCTGACCCTCGGCGCCGACCCCGTCGCCACGGCCATGCTGCACGCGGCGGCCGCGCAGGGCCGGGCGCTCGACGCCTTCGTGGTGCGCAAGGAGGGCAAGGCCCATGGCCTGCAGCGGCGCATCGAGGGCCCCGACGTCGCCGGGCGGCGGGTGCTGGCGGTCGAGGACACCTCCACGACCGGCGGTTCGGTCCTCACCGCCGTCGACGCCCTGCGCGAGGCCGGCGCCGAGGTCGTGGGGGTCGCGGTCATCGTGGACCGGGGCGCGCGCGAGCGCGTCGCCGAGGCCGGGCTGGCCTACCGCGCGGTCTTCGAGGCCGGCGACCTCGCGGTCTGA